A DNA window from Halomicrobium mukohataei DSM 12286 contains the following coding sequences:
- a CDS encoding uS10/mL48 family ribosomal protein: MPFVTKLTLESGDRRRLDSVVDEIKEQAERKGVELKGPHPQPPDHLRVPQSKTLGPSGGRFESWDYTVYTRTIEIVDHEEFARAVAGREFDDGIHVAAEVEQRSHLGS; encoded by the coding sequence ATGCCCTTCGTGACGAAACTCACACTGGAGAGCGGAGATCGACGGCGTCTGGACAGCGTCGTCGACGAGATCAAAGAACAGGCCGAACGGAAGGGTGTCGAGCTCAAGGGGCCACACCCGCAGCCACCGGACCACCTGCGCGTGCCACAGTCGAAGACGCTCGGTCCCTCGGGCGGACGCTTCGAGTCCTGGGACTACACCGTCTACACGCGCACGATCGAGATCGTCGACCACGAGGAGTTCGCCCGCGCGGTCGCGGGCCGCGAGTTCGACGACGGGATCCACGTCGCCGCCGAGGTCGAACAGCGCAGTCATCTGGGTTCCTGA
- a CDS encoding DUF5787 family protein, with protein MLAGEPRLAVANSEFAFELHVCQWAERAWPPDGDRDSPVLVARQLGTKRRRWDTIVVECDPAGLRQRANFGRQRLDSDLRHVLGHAPTEWAYYRDALPDPGYPWRYVREAIHTAADRGVLDRRKRGNRIEIRRRHAYPDWIERIVAIENKPDLDASAARRLAPQLERDVALGLADEVWVATERTDERIEPILLEDLPAAAGVLTVDPSTVEADVAWYPQSLAVSEPGTRIVERPDDDLSAARFEYVDPEWKAEKRRSIAERAYERGWRAYADSLRPDCRHFQLRTEGDSVVPYCEAKERVPTPSTCRSGCRECEPEPPAWRTGGWPIDGGPGAGIRRLLDDQRRRHRPGLDDGTG; from the coding sequence ATGCTGGCTGGGGAGCCACGTCTGGCCGTGGCCAATTCCGAGTTCGCCTTCGAACTGCACGTCTGCCAGTGGGCCGAGCGAGCGTGGCCGCCAGACGGCGACCGCGACAGCCCCGTTCTCGTCGCTCGGCAACTGGGCACGAAGCGACGCCGCTGGGACACGATCGTCGTCGAGTGCGATCCCGCGGGACTCCGCCAGCGAGCGAACTTCGGCCGCCAGCGACTCGATTCGGACCTCCGTCACGTCCTCGGACACGCGCCCACCGAGTGGGCGTACTACCGGGACGCGCTGCCCGACCCCGGCTACCCCTGGCGGTACGTCCGCGAGGCGATCCACACGGCCGCCGACCGCGGCGTTCTGGACCGGCGCAAGCGGGGCAACCGGATCGAGATTCGACGGCGGCACGCCTACCCCGACTGGATCGAGCGGATCGTCGCCATCGAGAACAAGCCCGATCTGGACGCGAGTGCTGCCCGCAGGCTCGCGCCCCAGCTCGAACGGGACGTGGCGCTGGGGCTGGCCGACGAGGTGTGGGTCGCGACCGAGCGGACCGACGAGCGAATCGAACCGATCCTGCTGGAGGATCTGCCCGCGGCGGCCGGCGTCCTGACGGTCGATCCGTCGACGGTCGAGGCCGACGTGGCGTGGTACCCCCAGTCTCTCGCGGTCTCGGAGCCGGGCACGCGCATCGTGGAGCGACCCGACGACGACCTGAGCGCCGCGCGCTTCGAGTACGTCGATCCCGAGTGGAAGGCCGAGAAGCGGCGTTCGATCGCGGAACGCGCCTACGAACGGGGCTGGCGGGCCTACGCGGACTCGCTGCGCCCGGACTGTCGGCACTTCCAGCTCCGGACCGAGGGCGACAGCGTCGTACCGTACTGCGAAGCGAAGGAACGAGTGCCGACGCCGTCGACGTGTCGTTCGGGCTGTCGCGAGTGCGAGCCCGAACCACCGGCCTGGCGAACCGGCGGGTGGCCCATCGACGGCGGACCCGGCGCGGGGATCAGACGCCTGCTCGACGACCAGCGACGGCGTCACAGACCCGGCCTCGACGACGGGACCGGGTGA
- a CDS encoding bis(5'-nucleosyl)-tetraphosphatase yields the protein MIEATSAGAILFRDTRGRREYLLLKSRPGDWEFPKGGVEGDEELQQTAIREVKEEAGIGDFRLLDGFREDYDYVFEANGNTIHKTVHLFVAKSYEASAELSNEHRDLQWRDYEQAINTVTQDGPREILEQAHEFLDEKLAE from the coding sequence ATGATCGAGGCCACGAGCGCGGGAGCCATCCTCTTTCGCGACACGCGTGGCCGGCGGGAGTACCTGCTGCTCAAGAGCAGACCCGGTGACTGGGAGTTCCCCAAGGGCGGGGTCGAAGGAGACGAGGAGCTACAACAGACCGCCATCCGCGAAGTGAAAGAGGAAGCCGGAATCGGCGATTTCCGGCTGTTAGATGGCTTTCGCGAAGACTACGACTACGTCTTCGAGGCGAACGGCAACACCATCCACAAGACGGTGCACCTGTTCGTCGCGAAGTCCTACGAGGCATCGGCAGAGCTGTCCAACGAACACCGCGACCTGCAGTGGCGCGACTACGAGCAGGCGATCAACACCGTTACGCAGGACGGTCCTCGTGAGATCCTCGAACAGGCTCACGAGTTCCTCGACGAGAAGCTAGCGGAGTAG
- a CDS encoding RDD family protein → MQKHPSGDLNRKAGIGSRFLAFLLDSLLVGFVAGILVSVPIFALGFGSDSGAVFGLMAVLQLVSVALVVGYFFVFEAVYGYTLGKYVLGIVVTRDDGSPIGWSESIIRNILRIVDALPTLYLLGAILIFATDDEQRLGDIAANTVVVKRA, encoded by the coding sequence ATGCAAAAGCATCCAAGTGGCGACCTGAATCGGAAAGCTGGCATCGGCTCGCGGTTCCTGGCGTTCTTGCTCGACAGTCTCCTCGTCGGTTTCGTGGCGGGGATCCTCGTCAGTGTCCCAATATTTGCCCTCGGATTCGGTTCCGACAGCGGAGCGGTGTTCGGACTCATGGCGGTCCTCCAGCTTGTGAGCGTCGCACTGGTGGTCGGGTACTTCTTCGTCTTCGAAGCGGTCTATGGCTACACGTTGGGCAAGTACGTGCTCGGGATCGTCGTCACTCGCGACGACGGCTCGCCGATCGGCTGGTCCGAATCGATCATCCGAAACATCCTGCGGATCGTCGACGCGCTCCCGACGCTGTACTTGCTCGGTGCGATCCTCATCTTCGCGACCGACGACGAGCAGCGCCTCGGCGACATCGCCGCCAACACGGTCGTCGTCAAGCGGGCCTGA
- a CDS encoding LysE family translocator has product MELFVTLLGGVVFGLALAAPPGPMNAVIAEESVLRGWHAGFRAGLGAMIADLAFLGLAIVGLVTVVRDNPNVETVMLAVGGLLMLYFAVGAVDDAQTFVGDDPGDGNGFWKAFLLALTNPYQVVFWLTVGVGLLEPGRLDVLAPLPVVGPSLAERVVVQTGHPVLLVGLFAGIVLWITSFPAALVGARERVERLAPAVAWLSALVLAGFGGLFLVEAVGRL; this is encoded by the coding sequence GTGGAACTGTTCGTGACACTGCTTGGCGGCGTCGTGTTCGGACTCGCGCTGGCGGCCCCGCCGGGGCCGATGAACGCCGTGATCGCCGAAGAGAGCGTCCTCCGAGGGTGGCACGCCGGCTTCCGGGCCGGCCTCGGCGCGATGATCGCCGACCTGGCCTTTCTGGGCCTCGCGATCGTCGGTCTGGTGACGGTCGTGCGCGACAACCCCAACGTGGAGACGGTGATGCTCGCGGTCGGCGGACTGTTGATGCTGTACTTCGCGGTGGGTGCGGTCGACGACGCACAGACGTTCGTCGGCGACGATCCGGGAGACGGAAACGGGTTCTGGAAGGCTTTCCTGCTGGCGCTGACGAACCCCTATCAGGTGGTGTTCTGGCTGACCGTCGGCGTTGGACTGCTGGAGCCGGGTCGACTGGACGTGCTGGCACCGCTTCCCGTCGTCGGCCCGTCGCTGGCAGAGCGGGTCGTCGTCCAGACCGGCCATCCAGTCCTGCTGGTCGGGCTGTTCGCGGGCATCGTACTGTGGATCACGAGCTTTCCCGCGGCGCTCGTAGGGGCCCGAGAGCGTGTCGAGCGCCTCGCACCGGCGGTGGCGTGGCTGTCGGCGCTCGTGCTGGCGGGCTTCGGTGGCCTCTTTCTCGTCGAAGCGGTGGGTCGGCTCTAG
- a CDS encoding HD domain-containing protein, with protein sequence MGVEIRESPVSDAEFEAMRDFVHDYLAASVENEEEGGRMRWYPWHSAEYRFNHILNVVDLAVEIAREEGANVDVTRVAALFHDIAKLEAEQDVHAEVGATIAREYLLSHGDYPDSFVEQVCSAVRDHSYQDDLTDLPLETQCLIEADVLDKVGANGTALMLLRMGYESRSHMDAAEMVGRVIERGEDARQRIESETAEAIVHRRLKRAKWFQEWLEMEVAEMDDDSQVGDVATGVGGDD encoded by the coding sequence GTGGGCGTCGAAATCCGTGAATCACCGGTTTCGGACGCCGAGTTCGAGGCGATGCGGGACTTCGTCCACGACTATCTCGCCGCGAGCGTCGAGAACGAAGAGGAAGGCGGCCGAATGCGGTGGTACCCGTGGCACTCCGCGGAGTATCGCTTCAACCACATCCTGAACGTCGTCGATCTCGCCGTCGAGATCGCACGCGAGGAGGGGGCAAACGTCGACGTGACCCGCGTGGCCGCGCTGTTTCACGACATCGCGAAGCTGGAGGCCGAGCAGGACGTCCACGCGGAGGTCGGCGCGACCATCGCCCGCGAGTACCTGCTGAGCCACGGCGACTACCCGGACTCGTTCGTCGAACAGGTGTGTAGCGCCGTCCGCGACCACTCCTACCAGGACGATCTGACCGACCTCCCGCTGGAGACTCAGTGTCTCATCGAGGCCGACGTGCTCGACAAGGTCGGTGCCAACGGGACGGCGCTGATGCTCCTGCGGATGGGCTACGAGTCGCGCTCGCACATGGACGCCGCCGAGATGGTCGGCCGCGTGATCGAACGCGGCGAAGACGCTCGCCAGCGCATCGAGAGCGAGACCGCCGAAGCGATCGTCCACCGCCGGCTCAAGCGAGCCAAGTGGTTCCAGGAGTGGCTGGAGATGGAAGTCGCCGAGATGGACGACGACTCGCAGGTCGGCGACGTGGCCACCGGCGTCGGCGGCGACGACTAG
- a CDS encoding transcriptional regulator, with protein sequence MREASRTTRQRIADRLRAEALAAGAIAREFEIRTSDALDHVEHIARSLESTDEQLLVAPPACEECGFDDFDDLTNRPSRCPECKSEAISEPAYRIE encoded by the coding sequence ATGCGCGAGGCAAGTCGGACGACGCGCCAGCGCATCGCCGACCGACTCCGGGCCGAGGCGCTCGCCGCGGGCGCGATCGCTCGAGAGTTCGAAATACGGACCAGCGACGCGCTCGATCACGTCGAACACATCGCTCGCTCGCTGGAGTCGACAGACGAGCAGCTGCTCGTCGCACCGCCGGCCTGTGAGGAGTGTGGGTTCGACGACTTCGACGATCTGACCAACCGACCCAGCAGGTGCCCCGAGTGCAAGAGCGAGGCGATCTCCGAACCCGCCTATCGCATCGAGTGA
- a CDS encoding endonuclease III domain-containing protein → MSDDAEPSVNISGGESGGGAAVEFEPADAETRAEAVVDRLGELYWTKAYGGRDAFECLVRTILSQNTSDKASQPAHDALMERYGADGEDLAATLADADQQRLAETIQPAGLHNQKSETIVRLAGRVCEEYGFGAEFDAFVRGGDPGDVRSALLDMKGVGPKTADCVLLFAGGRGGVFPVDTHVHRIARRMGLAPADADHEGVRAALEDDIPAEKCGFGHTAMIQFGREYCSARKPACLDDPEACPLADQCEQLGVSPATGEVFDPAERAE, encoded by the coding sequence ATGAGCGACGACGCCGAGCCCTCGGTCAACATCAGCGGCGGCGAGAGCGGGGGCGGCGCGGCAGTCGAGTTCGAACCGGCCGACGCCGAGACGCGGGCCGAAGCAGTCGTCGACCGACTGGGAGAGCTCTACTGGACGAAGGCTTACGGCGGCCGAGACGCCTTCGAGTGTCTCGTCCGGACCATCCTCTCGCAGAACACCTCCGACAAGGCCAGCCAGCCCGCCCACGACGCGCTGATGGAGCGGTACGGGGCCGACGGGGAGGATCTGGCCGCGACGCTCGCCGATGCGGACCAGCAACGCCTCGCCGAGACCATCCAGCCGGCGGGCCTGCACAACCAGAAATCGGAGACGATCGTTCGACTCGCCGGGCGCGTGTGCGAGGAGTACGGCTTCGGGGCCGAATTCGACGCGTTCGTCAGGGGCGGCGACCCGGGCGACGTGCGCTCGGCGCTGCTGGACATGAAAGGGGTCGGGCCGAAGACCGCCGACTGTGTGCTCCTGTTCGCCGGCGGTCGCGGCGGCGTCTTCCCCGTCGACACGCACGTCCACCGCATCGCCCGACGGATGGGGCTTGCACCCGCCGACGCCGATCACGAGGGCGTCCGTGCGGCCCTCGAAGATGATATTCCCGCCGAGAAATGTGGCTTCGGTCACACCGCGATGATCCAGTTCGGTCGCGAGTACTGTTCGGCCCGCAAACCGGCGTGTCTCGACGATCCCGAGGCCTGTCCGCTGGCTGATCAGTGCGAACAGCTCGGCGTCTCACCGGCGACCGGCGAGGTGTTCGATCCCGCCGAGCGAGCAGAGTGA
- a CDS encoding GNAT family N-acetyltransferase → MSIRRAASADKPAIRDVARRSLQASYSLGPHAITSAIEEWYGEERLDETLSDDGRVLLVAVEDEQVVGFSESTLAGPEIGTLLWLHVDPAYRGHGIASELFEATRTELESLGAERIHGRVLSDNADGNAFYRSKGFEPAGEESVEIDGRTYVERRYVETSPSGREPIETDGTTVFVDHDATENGSVDAFHVVYRDQAGSELYGYYCANCSTLANAMDAMGRIECDNCGNARKPTRWDAAYL, encoded by the coding sequence ATGTCGATCAGAAGAGCGGCGTCCGCCGACAAGCCCGCGATCCGCGACGTTGCCCGACGGTCGTTACAGGCGTCGTACTCGCTCGGACCGCACGCGATCACGAGTGCGATCGAGGAGTGGTACGGCGAGGAGCGACTCGACGAGACGCTGTCCGACGACGGTCGCGTGCTGCTTGTCGCCGTCGAAGACGAGCAGGTCGTCGGATTCTCCGAAAGTACGCTGGCCGGCCCAGAGATCGGGACGCTCCTCTGGTTGCACGTCGACCCGGCCTACCGGGGTCACGGCATCGCCTCGGAGCTGTTCGAGGCGACGAGGACGGAACTCGAATCGCTCGGTGCCGAGCGAATCCACGGACGCGTGCTCTCGGACAACGCGGACGGTAACGCGTTCTACCGTTCGAAGGGCTTCGAGCCTGCCGGCGAGGAGTCCGTCGAGATCGACGGGCGAACCTACGTCGAGCGACGCTACGTCGAAACCAGCCCGAGCGGTCGCGAGCCAATCGAGACCGACGGTACCACCGTGTTCGTCGACCACGACGCGACCGAGAACGGCTCCGTCGACGCCTTTCACGTGGTGTACCGAGACCAGGCGGGCAGCGAGCTGTACGGGTACTACTGTGCGAACTGTAGCACGCTCGCGAACGCGATGGACGCGATGGGACGGATCGAGTGTGACAACTGCGGCAACGCCCGCAAGCCCACGCGCTGGGACGCCGCGTACCTCTAG
- a CDS encoding aldo/keto reductase — MEYTRLGSTGLQVSPICLGTWRFGLEHEDSGVVETDREDAHELLDAFAAQGGNFIDTANGYGQGRSETWIGEWLEDRDREDFVVASKCYWSQVSRFQENLSKKNVKAEVEGSLDRLGTDYLDILYCHRFDDGTPPEHTLRALDDLVSQGKVHYVGISTCDAWKLTKALWEADVNNYEAFTVTQPQYSATYREPVAEYLDVCADQDLAVCPYSPLHGGFLTGKYERVGDGEVEAPDGSRGDIDDHFEDWYLTEQAWDVLDEVRAVADEADATPAQVSLRWLMDHERFTCVPIIGARTTDQLDENLDAIEVELTDDQFDRIDDAIEA, encoded by the coding sequence ATGGAGTACACACGACTCGGTTCGACCGGGCTGCAGGTGTCACCGATCTGTCTCGGAACGTGGCGGTTCGGGCTGGAACACGAGGACAGCGGCGTCGTCGAGACCGACCGCGAGGACGCCCACGAACTGCTCGACGCCTTCGCAGCGCAGGGCGGGAACTTCATCGACACCGCCAACGGCTACGGGCAGGGCCGCAGCGAGACGTGGATCGGCGAGTGGCTCGAAGACCGGGACCGCGAGGACTTCGTCGTCGCCTCGAAGTGCTACTGGTCACAGGTCTCTCGGTTCCAGGAGAACCTCTCGAAGAAGAACGTCAAGGCGGAGGTCGAGGGCTCGCTCGACCGGCTGGGCACCGACTACCTCGACATCCTCTACTGCCACCGCTTCGACGACGGGACGCCGCCAGAACACACGCTACGCGCGCTCGACGACCTCGTCAGCCAGGGGAAAGTCCACTACGTCGGCATCTCGACGTGTGACGCCTGGAAGCTCACGAAGGCGCTGTGGGAGGCCGACGTGAACAACTACGAGGCCTTCACCGTCACTCAGCCCCAGTACTCTGCGACCTACCGCGAACCGGTGGCGGAGTACCTGGACGTGTGCGCCGATCAGGACCTCGCGGTCTGCCCGTACTCGCCGCTGCACGGCGGCTTCCTCACCGGCAAGTACGAGCGCGTCGGCGACGGCGAGGTCGAGGCCCCGGACGGTTCCCGCGGCGACATCGACGACCACTTCGAGGACTGGTATCTCACAGAACAGGCCTGGGACGTGCTCGACGAGGTTCGGGCCGTCGCCGACGAGGCCGACGCCACCCCCGCGCAGGTCTCCCTGCGCTGGCTGATGGACCACGAGCGGTTCACCTGTGTGCCGATCATCGGCGCTCGAACGACCGACCAACTCGACGAGAACCTCGACGCCATCGAGGTCGAACTGACCGACGACCAGTTCGACCGCATCGACGACGCGATCGAGGCGTAA
- a CDS encoding coiled-coil protein, with amino-acid sequence MVDSIDQSKNVELTEDDLENKSKGELIKLAGQLRDRRNELNQMASERASDRDDLNAKTREKVDEAQEHREERDELNEKVQEHKESRNDLNAEANELFDKVEQLKNEMELDEGKSIEELESEIEDLEFKQQTEVLSSEDERELIEKIEEKRDKLASKKEKLDQTEDLDGLKEEAEEVRSEASQHHQKVTELADEAQKHHNEMIEAYREADDIRDEADEMHEKFVEAQEAADQHHEDFVRVQKRLRELDKKEEAEERSAREEKQEAAREEAEEIYQKFKEGETLDTEDLMKLQKAGKL; translated from the coding sequence ATGGTAGATTCGATAGATCAATCGAAGAACGTAGAACTCACAGAAGACGATCTCGAAAACAAGTCCAAAGGCGAGCTCATCAAGCTCGCGGGACAGCTTCGAGACCGACGAAACGAACTCAACCAGATGGCGTCCGAGCGCGCGTCCGACCGGGACGATCTCAACGCCAAGACGCGTGAGAAGGTCGACGAGGCCCAGGAACACCGCGAGGAGCGCGACGAGCTCAACGAAAAGGTTCAGGAACACAAAGAGAGCCGCAACGATCTCAACGCCGAGGCCAACGAGCTGTTCGACAAGGTCGAGCAGCTGAAAAACGAGATGGAGCTGGACGAGGGCAAGTCCATCGAGGAACTCGAATCCGAGATCGAGGACCTCGAATTCAAACAGCAGACGGAAGTCCTCTCCAGCGAGGACGAGCGCGAACTCATCGAGAAGATCGAGGAGAAGCGCGACAAACTCGCCAGCAAGAAAGAGAAGCTCGACCAGACCGAGGACCTCGACGGCCTCAAAGAGGAGGCCGAGGAGGTCCGCTCGGAGGCCAGCCAGCACCACCAGAAGGTGACCGAGCTCGCCGACGAGGCCCAGAAGCACCACAACGAGATGATCGAGGCCTATCGCGAGGCCGACGACATCCGTGACGAGGCCGACGAGATGCATGAGAAGTTCGTGGAGGCCCAGGAAGCGGCCGACCAGCACCACGAGGACTTCGTGCGCGTCCAGAAGCGCCTGCGCGAACTGGACAAGAAGGAGGAAGCCGAGGAACGCTCGGCTCGCGAGGAAAAGCAGGAGGCCGCCCGCGAGGAGGCCGAAGAGATCTACCAGAAGTTCAAGGAAGGCGAGACCCTCGACACCGAGGACCTCATGAAGCTGCAGAAGGCCGGCAAGCTGTAA
- a CDS encoding glycoside hydrolase family 2 protein has product MSLEWSAGAVDPGGDPPSAETWQPIDVPGRPTEFVDAEAVAYRATFEDPRDPAQAHAVLVLEGVYAHARVWLDGELIAEHDAYFEPLRVPLPVGEDNELLVECRRPEDRFGGIYDTDRVPTASSVPGIWWDARIETHPDPYVADLNVAPRVDGESTSVEVEATVVTDEPLDDRLTLSLRPTGEVRGGGMMNRARVDTDAGRATVTHEIDVRDPSLWWPHDVGSQPRYAVRAKLADDERTVETGLRSVSYDESGLLVNGQRVPARGVTLVDGTVEDVRRAVDANANLVRAHAHALSPAVYEACDEQGVLVWQDLPLTGPGGFDADRAAALLERLVWSRRRHPSLAAVSVHDGPIPDYADGLGSGLLDRVRFRWRAWRADYDGAPAGRVADGVTEVPAFPVVGPAGIDPDAATMYPGWTFGEARDAEWLCDRYGLGTVVAAFGAGALANGDDEATDFEGERRAARVDGGVDDSQAMQASVVGTVAETLRRRDADVLAVDTLRDADGAGMGVLAEDGTPKAAFERLQSAYEPTQVLLADPTPGDSEVVLVHDRPTGGLATVEWDVDGDREQTEVEIEAYGRQTVTTIAPPAGSDVTLAVAIDDVVARNRYTV; this is encoded by the coding sequence ATGTCGCTGGAGTGGAGCGCTGGGGCGGTCGATCCGGGGGGAGATCCGCCGTCAGCCGAGACCTGGCAGCCGATCGACGTGCCCGGGCGACCGACCGAGTTCGTCGACGCCGAGGCCGTGGCCTACCGGGCGACGTTCGAAGACCCACGGGATCCGGCACAAGCACACGCCGTCCTCGTTCTCGAAGGAGTCTACGCTCACGCGCGCGTGTGGCTCGACGGTGAACTGATCGCGGAACACGACGCGTACTTCGAGCCACTCCGAGTGCCCTTGCCCGTCGGCGAAGACAACGAGTTGCTCGTCGAGTGTCGCCGTCCCGAAGATCGGTTCGGCGGGATCTACGACACCGACCGCGTTCCGACCGCGTCGTCCGTGCCGGGAATCTGGTGGGACGCACGCATCGAGACCCACCCGGACCCGTACGTCGCCGACCTGAACGTCGCCCCCCGCGTCGACGGGGAATCGACCTCGGTCGAGGTCGAGGCGACGGTCGTCACCGACGAACCGCTCGACGACCGGCTGACACTCTCCTTGCGGCCGACCGGCGAGGTTCGGGGCGGAGGCATGATGAACAGAGCGCGGGTCGACACCGACGCCGGCCGAGCCACGGTCACCCACGAGATCGACGTACGAGACCCCTCGCTGTGGTGGCCCCACGACGTGGGGAGCCAGCCGCGCTACGCCGTCCGGGCGAAGCTGGCCGACGACGAGCGGACGGTAGAGACCGGACTGCGGTCGGTGTCGTACGATGAGTCGGGACTGCTCGTCAACGGACAGCGCGTCCCGGCGCGGGGCGTCACTCTCGTCGACGGGACGGTCGAAGACGTTCGGCGGGCGGTCGACGCGAACGCGAACCTCGTTCGAGCCCACGCCCACGCGCTCTCGCCCGCAGTGTACGAGGCCTGTGACGAGCAGGGAGTGCTCGTCTGGCAGGACCTCCCGCTGACCGGACCCGGCGGATTCGACGCCGACCGCGCGGCGGCTCTACTGGAGCGGCTCGTGTGGTCGCGCCGTCGGCACCCGAGCCTCGCGGCGGTCAGCGTCCACGACGGGCCGATCCCAGACTACGCCGACGGGCTGGGTTCGGGACTGCTCGACCGAGTTCGGTTCCGCTGGCGGGCGTGGCGTGCCGACTACGACGGTGCGCCCGCGGGGCGGGTGGCCGACGGCGTCACCGAGGTCCCGGCGTTCCCCGTCGTCGGGCCGGCGGGCATCGACCCCGACGCGGCGACGATGTATCCCGGCTGGACGTTCGGCGAGGCTCGCGACGCCGAGTGGCTCTGTGATCGCTACGGGCTCGGCACCGTGGTCGCAGCGTTCGGTGCCGGGGCGCTCGCGAACGGCGACGACGAGGCCACCGACTTCGAGGGGGAACGCCGCGCTGCCCGCGTCGACGGCGGTGTCGACGACTCCCAGGCGATGCAGGCCAGCGTCGTCGGGACCGTCGCCGAGACGCTCCGCCGACGCGACGCCGACGTACTCGCCGTCGACACGCTCCGAGACGCCGACGGGGCCGGCATGGGCGTCCTCGCCGAGGACGGGACGCCCAAAGCCGCCTTCGAGCGACTCCAGAGCGCCTACGAGCCGACACAGGTCCTGCTGGCCGACCCGACGCCGGGCGACAGCGAGGTGGTACTGGTCCACGACCGGCCCACCGGCGGTCTCGCGACGGTCGAGTGGGACGTAGACGGCGACAGAGAGCAGACCGAAGTCGAGATCGAGGCCTACGGTCGCCAGACGGTGACGACGATAGCGCCGCCGGCCGGCTCGGACGTGACCCTCGCGGTCGCGATCGACGACGTGGTCGCACGGAACCGGTACACGGTTTAA
- a CDS encoding DUF371 domain-containing protein — protein MDEVVHAHGHEHVSAEHESTLEITSDDFLTPAGDCILAIEADRVPGEFAPEFVAACQDADATITATIEADGHSTTVSGNGHPDLTFESDRSHVCRTSDYVDDRTVMVEADAAATDLDRELVDTLADGAEATITFSVDV, from the coding sequence ATGGACGAGGTCGTACACGCACACGGTCACGAACACGTGAGCGCCGAGCACGAGAGCACGCTCGAGATCACCAGCGACGACTTCCTCACGCCCGCCGGCGACTGTATTCTCGCGATCGAGGCCGACCGGGTACCCGGCGAGTTCGCCCCCGAGTTCGTCGCTGCCTGCCAGGACGCCGATGCGACGATCACGGCGACGATCGAGGCCGACGGCCACTCGACGACGGTCTCCGGCAACGGCCACCCCGACCTGACCTTCGAGAGCGACCGGAGCCACGTCTGCCGGACCAGCGACTACGTCGACGACCGGACGGTGATGGTCGAAGCCGACGCGGCGGCGACCGACCTCGATCGCGAGCTGGTCGACACGCTCGCTGACGGCGCCGAGGCGACGATCACCTTCAGCGTCGATGTCTGA
- a CDS encoding Rieske (2Fe-2S) protein — protein MDADRRIVDTEAVPDDGTVLFTIVDGSERREGILLRLSDGIVAFENYCPHWRDVRLDKGSGATLRGAELVCEKHGATFETDTGYCNFGPCEGATLSEVDVTVADGGVYLTEDGCEFGGLGPADDGDLSSGSRIGFSGN, from the coding sequence ATGGACGCCGACCGACGTATCGTCGATACCGAGGCCGTTCCCGACGACGGTACCGTGCTGTTCACTATCGTCGACGGGAGCGAACGGAGAGAGGGGATCTTACTGCGACTGTCCGACGGCATCGTCGCCTTCGAGAACTACTGTCCACACTGGCGAGACGTGCGTCTCGACAAGGGTTCGGGAGCGACGCTACGGGGAGCCGAACTCGTCTGTGAGAAACACGGCGCGACCTTCGAGACCGACACCGGATACTGCAACTTCGGTCCCTGTGAGGGCGCGACACTCAGCGAGGTCGACGTGACCGTCGCGGACGGCGGCGTCTACCTCACCGAAGACGGCTGCGAGTTCGGCGGGCTGGGACCGGCCGACGACGGAGACCTGTCCTCGGGGAGCCGGATCGGCTTCTCGGGGAACTGA